A window of the Gossypium arboreum isolate Shixiya-1 chromosome 2, ASM2569848v2, whole genome shotgun sequence genome harbors these coding sequences:
- the LOC108469084 gene encoding probable WRKY transcription factor 75 has product MENFQGFLTTSSLLGYGEFQSGKGLMEEMEGGAENKTFAGLLGTQKKKGDRKKIRKPRYAFQTRSKVDILDDGYRWRKYGQKAVKNNKFPRSYYRCTHQGCNVKKQIQRLTKDEGMVVTTYEGMHSHPIQNSNDNFEHILSQMQIYTTSF; this is encoded by the exons ATGGAAAATTTTCAGGGATTTTTGACAACTTCATCCTTGCTTggttatggtgaatttcaaagtgGGAAGGGATTGATGGAAGAGATGGAGGGTGGGGCTGAGAACAAAACCTTTGCTGGGTTGCTTGGGACCCAGAAGAAGAAAGGAGACCGTAAAAAGATAAGAAAGCCAAGATATGCTTTCCAAACTAGAAGCAAAGTTGATATACTTGATGATGGCTATAGATGGAGAAAATATGGCCAGAAAGCTGTCAAGAACAACAAATTCCCTAG AAGTTATTATCGATGTACGCATCAAGGATGCAATGTGAAAAAACAAATTCAAAGGTTAACAAAAGATGAAGGAATGGTGGTGACAACTTATGAAGGCATGCATTCCCATCCCATTCAAAATTCTAATGACAACTTTGAGCATATCTTAAGCCAGATGCAGATCTACACTACTTCCTTTTAA